Genomic DNA from Cydia fagiglandana chromosome 3, ilCydFagi1.1, whole genome shotgun sequence:
GATGATGCAACACCTAACATTACCCAGCCAGTGTTTGGTAAACAGAGATGTGTAGGTACGTGTAAACGCCGAATACAGATTAATGTTGTTTAATTTTCGGACTTTCTCCAAAAGTCTCAGATAATACTAGTTATACCAGGGTAAACTTGAGTTTAACTATCTTTCTAACAGTACCCGCAacacatacaaaaaataataatacggTCGAATTAATAACCTCTTTTATTTTGGcggtaaaagtaaaaataacgatattacaaagtaataaataaaaactaacaaAAAGTCTATAATATGAAAAATGACCGTTCATAATGCAACAGGGACATGAATATGCCAATATTCTGCCCTGCTGAAAAGTCAGTCAGTCTTTGGCGATGGGAATGTGAATATGCCAAACGTTATTCGGCAATTCGCGCCCAAATATGTCTAAGCAGGTTTTCATCGTGGGAGCGAAAAACTGTAACAAAACATGACACACTTAATTAATTTCTGGCATTTATTCAAATAGGACTAATCAAATCTTAATTAAATTCCTCGACTTTGATGACTTACTCTCCCGTAGAATCCCAATTCGCACTTCCCGGTGTCCACGCCTAAATTAATATTGGTGGCGCAATGATTTATTATAATGTCTTCATTtacctaaaaattaaatattttatttgatttgaaTTGTTAGCAGATGCGTCTACAAAAATGTTCTTGACATCTTGTCGACGATATTCTCGGtatttatataccgggtgtggcctgtaacacgagcaaataattaaaacatagattgtactcctcaaacggtgacacttttgttcaacaacttttaaaaattatgaagtaattagactccctatttttcatacaaaataaatattatcttcaatggacgccatcggcacgccatatcattgtgattgacgttgcttgtcacgccttaaacataacaaaattcgcaatacattgcggcttagaataaactttaaagtgtattaaaaatcaaaccacaagttatttttaaaagtcgctgaacaaatgttggtcagtatgaggactacagcctacagtttaattttttgctcatattacaggccacacccggtatacatacctacatggaATGCCGAGTAATCCAATATCGACTGGAGCCCATAGACGTCACATGCGCATTGCCAAATTTTTAtacttgtatgtatatattttaccCATCTAGTAAAGTACCTACGTATGACATATGAATAAAAATTTACTGCTTAGGCAACTTACTAAAGCCAGTGCCCTGTTTaccaaaagcttgtaacttgtaatacaagtggaagtccctttctaaaaaAAGCTATCAAAAGGGGAGTTCCATTTAGTTCCAGTTccagttacaagcttttgataaacagggcattGATCTTTGATAAAACGGTACTCGCTCGGGTGCTCTGTCAACCACACTTACCGACAGAAAAATaactatatatataggtatacagtATAATTTTAAGCTTTGGGCCTTGCCcggctgccggcggcaccctaggttaggttttttataatgtgtttatatattttttgtaatgttttgcaagtgtttttatattgtatacttttatACTCACATTGTAAAACCCTAACCTAAGAGCCAAgttaaataaagataataatatttaatatatagtGTAAATAGTAGGCCAGTAATGGTCGCCCGTAGGTTGGAGCCGTTGGAGCTAATTCCCTAGTTACACTTCCTTTTAAATTCGATCTTTCCAGCAGTATGTCCCGCATaccaattaataaaaaaatattttttttataaaaagacAAATCAAAAGTAGGTAGGCTTACAGGGACTGGTTTTCCATTCTGTTCAAAGCGAGAGATGTTAGGCCTCTGGACGGGCAGGATTCGCCAGCGCGTGCTTGACAGCGCGTGCTCGCTCAGGAACAACGGGAACTTTCCGCACAAACCTGGGATTGGGTTCGGGTCGAACCTCACATAAAGGGGCTAAAAATAATGTAGTAGTATAATAATTTCCAGACGTCAATACTTATATGAAACTAGTAACCTGcctcggcttcgcacgggttacacaaagaCGCTTAGCACACAGAGGgtttaccgcgaaccacgttcgacgtgttgcctccctgtcacacttacgtacgaatttacaagtgcgacagagaggcaacacgtcgaacgtggttcgcggtaggccctgagGATACGATTCGCACGTCGTTCAGTACTTGTTGAGTTATACACAcctacataggtacagtcagcgataattATGTAGTAGgcagcatccaaagtattcaaataatcCAGTACgccatacaaattatattattatggtgTACCAACTATTTGAATAAAGGTTTGCATCAAAttactttttctcaaaaatggacggcaaagtcgactttgccgtctataaaataggtcgcgaagcgcgtagtttatggtcactcaaaaattaaaaagttaaaaacattgcagtctcgcttttgggactgcaatgttgcatacaaattccattatttgtcgagttccaaactttttaaaatttgaaatggccatattaaatgaaggcacaggcccattaaacagccaaacagatgattagtaccgcgactatttagttgtctcaaataggttggcgtattttcggcagaaaaatacacttctatttttttattaaaaaaataaaaaggcggcaagggcttttttctgtgaatacCGTGTGTgaagaacgttggttttgtaaaatatttcaatgatatttatatttcttgcaccatttttgagaaaagcactatatatgactcggctggaaggctacttgctggcttcggattcaattaaacggactcccaaggtcgtccgtttaaaacgaatcctcagcctgcaagtagctacttccgagcctcgacaataatgtactattcttCTCCTagagttaattaataaaatgcaactttcagCTGATTGCATGGAATAAAGAGAGCCTTTCCGAAcgagtgtggtgaaaaatgtttttttttactttatgtgGATAATAAAGACTTTGGCAAGACTTTGCATGCGATTATCGATACAATGCGGGATACATAATCTATCGATTAAATTCGTTGCAGCTATAGTCGGGGTACCTATAGgcacatttttaattattatcacCTTTGTCTTCACTGTTTTAGAGAGAGTTAGAAGAAATTCCTGATTATACTTCAAAACTTCGTGTTCCCGATTGCAGTAATCGGCACTGGTTATCACGAAGGTGTGTTTTTCTTGTGGCACCACATCCTGGTGAGCTACCACCGAGCATCCATCGCGGAGGTCTTGTGAGTACAGTATTTCATCAGCCGAAATGCGACCACCCAAAAAGAGACCCTTAAATTCCGCACTAGTAGTGTTTGAAACTGCAAGAATGTAGTTGCAGTATTGTTACTCTgcattgaaaatttaaaaacctGAGTTAAAATGTCAACATTTAAGAGCCTGATACAATGTGAAACTGCTTAAATCTGATTTACAATTCTTAGGCGTCTTTCTAATTGAAGCGCTAGCAAGCAAGCAGCATCAGGTTAAGGTTACAAAACGTTATTTCACTTCAATACTTTAGTTTGGGGTGTCATTAGAAAGGTCTTTTAAGACTTCTAGGTTGAATGATACAgtaaatattttcggaaataatcgctccgaaaaaaaatgtgtaaccTAAATTTTAGACCGTGAGACCCTGGCTAACCCTCAGGGAAAGACCAAAAATTCAATTCTAAGCCAATTCATCCAAAATCCTATTGctattaatatgaaataaataGCGATCGATCATAAGTGCGGATATCTACAATATATACCAAATAAATAATCTACATCCATCTAGCATATACTTTTGAAAGTTTCTAACCTGATACATGAGGTGCAAGCAATGAAATCTTGGCACCGAAATTAATAGTTCCCGTAGACTGAGTCAAGACGGTTGTTTTATTAAGGTTTTCAGTCATCTTGTAGTATTTCGCAAGTACCATTTTCTCGTTACCATTTTCCGTTTGGTTCCGAAATGCATCCAATTTGTCCTAAAAATGGATTGATCAAATTAAATGACGGTCGTCGTTACGAGGGCAGTTTCAGGAGCACATTGGTCAGCGGCGAGTTACTGCCTGCCTTGATATCGTGCTTTATACACTAATGGTTGATGgtaaacattgttatggcaggtctCCGGAATTCTCAGCAATAGTCCAATCTTATGACCAGCCAAACTTCAACACCATAACCGGCACTCTTCTCCACTGTATTTACAATAAGCCCCTACGCCCCAGCTGGGACCGATTTACAGGTATCTATTTGctcccgtgaatgggttctagcTGGTACATAACATCAAATTTATcctaaagggcctctgcgctgttggcttcggccccacgcacgcctctcAAAGGTCTGGGACCACATGATCCCGAGATTAAGTAagatatacaaataataataatgaagtACGTTAACGAGCGCATATTGATGCGCTCGTATagtggttaaacaacaactttgcccccttgtaaaaaattgtatacatattgatgtatacaattttttatatacaatgatatacatttttttgctttgcccccttgtaaaacattGATATACaatgttttacaagggggcaaagttgttgtttaaccactCACACTAAATATTGGgatccgagcaagcgaaagattctaaaaTTCTGTGTTAAATAAACTATTTGAGACTACCGAGAgaaacaaaaattttcaccacaccaacgcgaATTAAGAAAATACTTGATAGTAAAGCATTACCTACTAATAAAAttcaaatgaacgctattaaatatataaattgtatgtacagatgtcaatcacaatgaaaaaatcaacgTTGATCAACTCTGGTCAATTGCGATCGTTGGAATTGGTAACGCATTGGACTGGCAATCCAATGAatgtgggttcgaatcccacgATGACCAgagttaaatatattttaaaatttatatcaaattacctactttgCCACTCTTATGGGTAAAATATGCTACATTTGTCGTCAGTTTCTGAAGAATAAAGAGAAGTTTAAGTAACTGGTGTCATGCTGGTGCGGTGGAAACATTATTGTATCGTCGATCATAGCCTTGATTTAATAATCTCCTTCATTATTCTAAAAATCCAATTTACTCGTACATATCGATTGATTTGTAAGAAATCTAACCTTCCTGAGCACCACAAAAGTCTCGTGAAACAGAACGGAATAATAGCAATGCGAAGCCGCTATCATTTTACTAACGAACAGAATAACCTCACCTCCAAGTTGGAAGCTAACTATTAATAAAACTACTAACTTTACCTGCTCCAATAGTTTATCTTCATACCAATTACCAATACGTACGCGGTTACAGTAATTTCCCTTCATTTAGTTTCGAATTAAACATACaggaaaaaagtaaaaataaaaaatctttataAAAATCTGCGGCATAAAACGATAGAAAACTAAAATGACACGATGTTCACGTCATGTTTAAGTCAGTTATTGACTTTCACAAGACAAGAATTTGTAAAAAAGTTTTTCTTACCTATACCATTTTTTGTCTTTTGCATATTTTTACACATAGTCTCCCTTTGACCACGAACACTGCAATTTgttatggggcccaatacatttcacggctcttctctttccaagacagatttatataataaacaaaaatacagGATGGGCAAAAAAAATTGCACTTTTGAAACATTGTCAGAAATAAAACTATACaagatatttttaatttcatgtAATCTTTCTAACAACAATTTGATACATTTTTGCAGATGCATATTTAATGCAGAATTGCAGATGGAGCGAATATTATCATATCCGTCTCGGCGTTGGCACTCCTAAAATCGATTTTTATACAATCTTCCATGTACTTCTTGTATTGTATCTTCAATATTTTGTcatgaaggtattaaaatgatttctagcttgctgggaattaattcctcgaTTTACGTTCATCGGAAGAATTAATTCATTTTcaaaagatttttattttacaccTAGTAAGTACAGATGTACTTAGTAGTAGATTAgattttccatcgttttttcacggaaacttaccaACATGTCTTGCTATTGCAGTTTCGGTATAGAAAGTAATGACATTGTCTGAACTAGCATtataaatacgaacgtttctgagaaaatacgatggaaaactcTCCTGGATGCTCTCCTaaccgatttcggccacagcgactgcgtgctgtggagtaggcaatttttaactcGTGTTATAAGAGTAGGTATAGGcagctgatccactctctggtgcgcccttaGGTGGCTCACGTACCTTATCTTATtgctaaatactcgagcgcatttTGAGCACGTCAGCACACCACCTATATAATTGTAGGAAATTGAGGCTGGCGGCCGAGCCTTAAGCTCATCTCGTTTTTTGTCGAGCTCATTGCGGCGTTCAGCCTCAAAAACGCTAACTCGATCACGCatgaggaaaacaattatgcactgcaTCAGATAAGTACTGGAATCAGTATAagtagggctaccgccaataccgaaaatcgtcaattgcggggatttttctctgtcactctaattacgccttcattgtagtaaaagagaaagatccccgcaatttgcgaatttcggttttcgcggcagCCGCTCTGGAGTGATAATTATGCCCGAATTTGTAACACACAGAACTTTTGTTCGATTTTTTTCTACACTTCCTTCGTAAAGGTAAACCTACTTATTTCCTTGCATCATTAAATCAAACAAACGTAAAATGGAATGAAATACTTACaactttataataattaaataaattaaagttaaaaatataaacaaactacatttataaaaatacaagtaaagacttacataataaaatgtaacatggtcatgatttttgtgttttatgtagataaaattaacaaagtgGTTAAAATTATGCTGTTCGTTGACTTTTTCCATCGTTGGTCCGGTTATCCCTGCCGAAATAGTAATTATTCTTTTAGTGCGCATGAATTGATGGCAAGCAAGCTGCACGCTACATCGTAGCCGGTAGCGAAGTATGCTACGTATGTGTGCTGAAAGGGGGCTCTACAAATATATTTCTCCAAAACAACGTCATCTCGGCTAACAAGCtatttaggtatacctactcGGCATAATATTACGTATCATATTGTATTTTCTCCAGTTTAAGCAATTTTGAAAGTACAAAGTTCCGTAAATTTGCTTAACATCATGCCCAACAGTGCTGGCTTAAAAAATggtgatttttagtgttccgtacaaaactttgtttacggaacacttatgggatcacttcggtcttgcaaatcagttaaatacgtttttctcagagaccgtttgacatagatacctaaaatttggaacagttatagcaattaccaccactcatattgtaaataagtcaaaactgcttatttcttattaaagggggaaatttagggggttgagaggggtaggctgaaacttttttcatttgtaagaatcgtgtggggtaccattagaaagcttgcaaaaaattgagtcgatggactgattttgacttcattttagactgcaatattttcgtcaaaaaatgcatttaaagttgcaagttttcatacaaaaattttcacctctgtcctggcgattttcgcgaaaactatagctaacaggcagctgaccagtcaatacccaacttaaagaagcatggagacggcgggaaaattatcagcttaactttatctttattagtttttcaactgcagcttgacctttggttgcttagggctagctaactgatgcttacactggtcaattcatattaggcgagaaacatccttagttaaaactttggcattggaaatttatgacttatgtctttgacacaaagtttaattcttcttgcttatttttgtgggatatttaattttatctcaatagcctactataagtatgagagagatctacaaaatacgaccttattatattgcaaataagtttcaatttcgaacgggctttccaaccaatggactaggcatctcaaatatctgaaaaattcaaattaagaattccgttcttgactgtcgttgtgttttttttttccacaataggacacatagagttagtgaggcgtatagagataataaagtcatttaatatttatgaacagctttggcctcatgtatagattttattgagagtatctgattcgtcgaaacaatatacacaatattccttttcattaagtaccattacatttatgtattaattgtataattataatatctattaattatattcagtacttatgtatatttttgaacggatcggtgagcaacaagattcagggctataaccgcgaaaatagaagttcgcaaattgcgagcatttttctctgtcactctaattacgccttcattggagtaaaagagaaagatccccgcaaattgcgaatttcggttttcgcggtagcccctcagtcctgttacgagaaaataattttggaagatattaatagtatatgacagctaaatatcacagtttttagaaacaaaggtaaaattgacgaaatatttaaagtaagccgatcttgttttttagcagttctaaataatattaaagtctatatatatggcatagaactagaaacaaaatcaaataaaaaataataatgagttctaaattcaaattgaaggagtatacatttaaggtattataggccaagcgcgcaccacgatattaatttttgcgacacgattttagaatcccGCTGTAacatatcgcagaaaattcactgcgcgcactgcgatgaaaaagttgacgatttgttcattctcaacatggatttcgtaccagtcgcttgtcatgaaacgtgtctttaatatgtgattgctgtatgactttgagcatttataacacaaaggtgatccccgtctatttccataattaaatggtcaacatctagcgtctcattttgagactccattggagatgcaggtgccgagatgttggggtttggagagcgaaatgccgacttcggtattcaaacacaaagcaatagtacaagaatctaactaaatgcaaaggccgaaggagcgattcgaagatccgaagcgtccgacagacgcgcgcctcccgtaacttttccaagtatttttaagtacaagtacaaaacagataggtacagaaatcaatctacatacaaagagcgctcgagcaacgcacacacagacactgctcacggacacgatatctcggaccggttgggaccactgcgagcgcgagtgccatccgcttgagacacgcgtctgtgaacttttttgtgcaataatggagaaacaaaacgaaaagttattataactgttcagtggacggttgtttaaattcaacattaaacggggaattgtcgtttttaagctaccagtggtttcagagagaatgcgaatGCGAATTGATTagattgtacatgagaatgcgaatttattacacttgcatttcgccaatctcgaaatcatcacaagatattttctgtgacaaatttgtaatataacaatgacattaaaattaaattacatatttgagttattaatgttatttttaatttatatttacattgtTCTCgcttcatcctcaacaataaatcaaacaactagatacgagatacgatacgatagattcgagtgccactaccacgatagttttttgtgcataagccaagttcgcaaccctagagcgaccgccgagcgtaggtatgaaaggtaaagtacatacatgtgattgacttctgtacctatctgttttgtggccgaaggcccgaagcctgcaagatgtcagtggttaaacacagaactgacagcctggacgcttcgggccttcggccctacgcggagctcggccttcggccttcgcatttagatacttatactattgttctgtgtttaagtactaacatcctggacgcttcgggccttcggctttcgcatttagacacttgtactattgttctgtgttaaagcactgacatcctggacgcttcgggtcttcgggctacgcggaggtcggcctttggccttcacatttagacacttgtactattgctctgtgctaaagcgatgatatttcgctaaagctcggccttcggccttcgcacttagacactttgtactattgttctgtgtgtgtagttgaatacggtatcctaaaaacaggcaaacaacctctgtaaaatgtaacgatgcgagcggtacggctaccatcagtttggcattgacataaacgctaccgtgggcgtgaacgtaatttactttctatgcatctcgctcgtactgacatattagtgcgaaagagatatacctataggaagtaaattacgttcacgatatcgtttatggcaatgccaaactgatggtagccgtacggaacactaaatgcctcgagctatctcggacttggccaaattattttatcgGGTTCCTCGTGGCGTGGGCACGTTGTACATACATGTTTTGTCTTACCTATTCATAATAATGGTAGCGATTCTTGCATAATTGGTAATTCagtctgccggcctagccaaggttacaatcgctatcgcttcgacaacgaaaagctttatgtctctctatcactcttctatattagtgcgacagtgacagttgcgtttcgatcgctacggagcgtaagcgattggcatcttggctacgcggcctgattagATGTAGACAGCCGATTTGAAAAGAATCCCCGTTTTTGTAAGCCAGCCGATTTTGGGTATAATAGGCAATAATGAGCAAGTTATCAGTATGTACAGTTACCTGCAATAGTATAGTACTTTTCTAGggtcgcaaaaatatgtgacacgctcttatggctctacaaataaaatcgtgtcagatatttttgcggccttcattgtgtaacatattattgcaggtgactgtacatacttcATTTGGTATGCATATTACGCTGCAAGCGACTGAAAAGTCCATCAGTCTTTGGCGATGGGAATGTGAATATGCCAAACGTTATTCGGCAATTCGCGCCCAAATATGTCTAAGCAGGTTTTCATCGTGGGAGCGaaaatctgtaacaaaacatGATGCATTTAATTAATTTCTGCCATTTATTGAAATAGGACTACTCAAATCTTAATTAAATTCCTCGACTTTGACGACTTACTTTCCCGTAGAATCCCAATTCCCACTTCCCGGTGTCCACGCCTAAATTAATATTGGTGGCGCAATGATTTATTATAATGTCTTCATttacctaaaaaataaatattttatatgattTGAATTTAAGCAGATGCGTCTACAAAAATGTTGCTGACATCTTGTCGACAATATTCCcggtatttatatataatatacatacatggaATGCTGAGTAAGCCGATTCTGGAGCGCATAGACATCACATGCGCATTTCcaaatttttatatttgtatatgtatattttacccATCGAGTAAAATACAAGTACATTTGAATATGACatatgtatacaattttacTGCTTCGGCAACTTACTATAAAGCCAGATTTTTGACAAAACGGTACTTGCTCGGGTGCTCTATCATCAACCCCCTTTACCGACAgaaaaataacataatatatacctatgtttagtttaataataataatttgccTAGCCCTGCTGCCGGCGgctttttataatgtgtttatatattttttgtaatgttttacaa
This window encodes:
- the LOC134680447 gene encoding cilia- and flagella-associated protein 161-like — translated: MLDKLDAFRNQTENGNEKMVLAKYYKMTENLNKTTVLTQSTGTINFGAKISLLAPHVSVSNTTSAEFKGLFLGGRISADEILYSQDLRDGCSVVAHQDVVPQEKHTFVITSADYCNREHEVLKYNQEFLLTLSKTVKTKPLYVRFDPNPIPGLCGKFPLFLSEHALSSTRWRILPVQRPNISRFEQNGKPVPVNEDIIINHCATNINLGVDTGKCELGFYGRFFAPTMKTCLDIFGRELPNNVWHIHIPIAKD